In a single window of the Danio rerio strain Tuebingen ecotype United States chromosome 20, GRCz12tu, whole genome shotgun sequence genome:
- the ppat gene encoding amidophosphoribosyltransferase (The RefSeq protein has 1 substitution compared to this genomic sequence) has product MEFEESGIGEECGVFGCVAAGEWPTQLEVAQILTLGLVALQHRGQESAGIVTSTGTNPPTFSTLKGMGLVNTAFKPEDLLKLRYGNLGIGHTRYSTTGISELHNCQPFVVDTLHGKIAVAHNGELVNASALRKKVMRHGVGLSTCSDSELITQLLALTPPMEELDNPDWVARIKNLMTETPTSYSLLVMYKDVIYAVRDPYGNRPLCIGRLVPISKLHSSGAGEADTEGWVVSSESCSFQSIGAKYYREVKPGEIVQISKNGVESLSVVPRPEGDLPAFCIFEYVYFARPDSMFEGQMVYTVRQRCGRQLAIEAPTDADVVSTVPESATPAALGYAQQSGLPYVEVLCKNRYVGRTFIQPNTRLRQLGVAKKFGALTDNLAGKRVVLIDDSIVRGNTISPIIKLLKEAGATEVHIRVASPPIRFPCYMGINIPTKEELIANKPEFKDIAGYIGATSVRYLSVEGLLSAVQGGIESHGKDERISSTTKTTRIGHCTACLTGKYPVELEW; this is encoded by the exons GGGTCAGGAAAGTGCTGGAATTGTCACAAGTACTGGAACAAACCCCCCAACATTCTCCACCCTGAAG GGAATGGGTTTAGTGAATACAGCTTTTAAACCAGAGGATTTGCTGAAACTGCGCTATGGTAACCTTGGCATTGGACACACACGGTACTCCACCACGGGCATCTCAGAGCTGCATAACTGCCAGCCTTTTGTTGTAGACACCCTGCATGGCAAGATTGCAGTGGCACACAATGGAGAACTGGTCAATGCCTCCGCACTGCGCAAGAAG GTTATGCGCCATGGTGTTGGTCTGTCCACCTGTTCAGACAGTGAACTCATCACCCAGCTCCTTGCTTTGACTCCACCCATGGAGGAACTCGACAATCCTGATTGGGTCGCTCG TATTAAAAACCTCATGACAGAGACGCCTACATCATACTCGCTGCTTGTGATGTATAAAGATGTGATCTATGCTGTGAGAGACCCCTATGGAAACAGACCTCTCTGTATCGGACGTTTAGTGCCAATCTCCAAACTGCACAGCTCAG GTGCTGGAGAAGCAGACACAGAAGGCTGGGTGGTTTCATCTGAGTCCTGTAGCTTTCAATCTATTGGAGCAAA GTATTATCGTGAAGTAAAGCCTGGAGAGATTGTCCAGATATCAAAAAATGGTGTAGAGAGTCTAAGTGTTGTGCCACGACCAGAAGGAGATCTTCCTGCATTTTGTATATTTGAATATGTTTACTTCGCCAGGCCAGACTCCATGTTTGAAG GTCAGATGGTGTACACAGTGAGGCAGCGCTGTGGGCGTCAGTTGGCCATTGAGGCTCCCACTGATGCTGATGTGGTCAGCACTGTTCCAGAATCAGCCACGCCTGCAGCATTAGGATACGCACAACAA TCTGGCCTTCCGTATGTAGAGGTGCTTTGTAAAAACCGATATGTGGGTAGAACCTTCATTCAACCAAACACTCGCCTGCGTCAGCTTGGAGTGGCCAAGAAGTTCGGGGCATTGACTGACAACTTTGCTGGCAAACGAGTGGTGCTCATTGATGATTCCATTGTGAGGGGAAACACTATTTCACCTATTATAAAACTGCTGAAGGAAGCAGGGGCAACAGAG GTCCATATTCGAGTTGCATCTCCTCCCATCCGGTTCCCATGTTACATGGGAATCAACATTCCTACCAAAGAAGAGCTAATTGCAAACAAACCAGAGTTTAAGGATATAGCTGGTTATATTG GTGCTACAAGTGTGCGCTATCTGTCCGTTGAAGGCCTGTTATCTGCTGTTCAAGGTGGGATTGAGTCGCATGGAAAAGACGAGAGGATCAGCTCCACCACTAAGACCACTAGAATTGGCCACTGTACAGCCTGCCTCACAGGAAAATACCCAGTGGAGCTGGAGTGGTGA
- the si:dkeyp-117h8.4 gene encoding uncharacterized protein LOC572032 produces MPLYTDQFKRNNDVFRNTMEAIFQKYSNLSDAGIDICLKTMTCRTGRGPVPIDSAEGERELEALKTRVRADYSVREFEDQENDKMDMSGVTEDDLNGSGQQEDSKNLWHGAESFQQSVNLNTTSPGSLWSELSLPKEEDEELEKSLSSNGSTLLDVYPSMLNQIGEAYRRQHLTDTARSVVQKYRRNHWQTGPTQRNTSFKNRHGCTLNKTTDISFSNQIQSPAQRNIGNCFKGSPKLQNLLKNKLKSSPLNISYESSACFYSPRRNSVDVSGVTDQSAWIDVALTRKPEQNPARVIDFSTPSYSGSPSHSDKSPDLDQTYDVEPTSPAVPTLSILTSPQQSRAGLSITDQRETSIISQLSSLDKDCFRDRLHPPVPSPHRSFIGVLSPNGKSTFRPSILNMERQINSIGSPNRRSSVIHQELLRSPYGAKQVPFSSQRRPVYDNTDQTSSKVESRSHFTPLKRQRSFSGSPSSYSFSGSQIDAEFRKLYHHFICRGTSSPCASSHCHLCERHTKESFQSPGFSSSSMSALALTPLRAKLKKRSRQPEVEESLRFKRFRESRSPLKHFQLTDLHEDKHAWDRGVLLQCPSPGFLRGTGNLRRIREEKLKMQMNQHALSWRDAPSGVHLLEAASPMRHFNQATASHSPSVKEATAVQSSTVKNHSLHVFP; encoded by the exons ATGCCTTTATATACAGATCAGTTCAAGAGAAATAACGATGTCTTCAGAAACACAATGGAAGCGATTTTTCAAAAG TATTCCAATCTAAGCGATGCTGGAATAGACATCTGTCTGaaaacaatgacctgcaggactGGAAGAG GTCCTGTGCCCATTGACAGTGCAGAGGGAGAACGTGAGCTGGAAGCATTAAAG ACTCGAGTTAGAGCAGACTATTCAGTGAGGG AGTTTGAAGACCAGGAAAATGATAAG ATGGACATGTCAGGGGTCACCGAGGATGATCTTAACGGCTCTGGTCAACAGGAAGACAGCAAAAATCTAT GGCACGGAGCTGAATCATTCCAGCAATCAGTGAATTTAAACACCACATCTCCTGGGTCTTTGTGGAGTGAGTTATCTTTGCCTAAGGAAGAGGATGAGGAACTGGAGAAATCTTTGAGCAGCAATGGCAGCACTCTTTTGGATGTCTATCCCAGCATGCTTAACCAGATTGGTGAAGCATACCGGCGCCAACACTTGACTGATACGGCGAGATCTGTGGTACAGAAGTATCGCCGCAATCACTGGCAAACTGGTCCAACACAGCGCAACACATCCTTCAAAAACAGACACGGCTgcacattaaacaaaacaacagatatctcattctccaatcaaattcAAAGTCCAGCACAAAGAAACATCGGTAACTGTTTCAAGGGTAGTCCAAAACTACAAAATCTACTCAAGAACAAACTAAAGTCTTCTCCACTCAATATATCCTACGAGTCCAGTGCCTGTTTTTACTCACCCAGAAGGAACAGCGTAGATGTGAGCGGTGTGACGGATCAGTCTGCATGGATTGATGTAGCTTTAACCAGGAAGCCGGAGCAGAATCCTGCTCGTGTGATTGACTTCTCAACACCTTCATATTCTGGTTCCCCTTCACATAGTGACAAATCTCCAGATCTGGACCAGACCTATGATGTTGAACCAACATCTCCTGCTGTTCCAACCTTATCGATCTTGACTTCTCCACAACAAAGCAGAGCAGGTCTGTCTATTACTGACCAGAGAGAAACATCAATAATCTCCCAACTCTCCTCATTGGACAAAGACTGTTTCAGGGACCGCCTACATCCTCCTGTTCCCTCGCCTCACCGTAGCTTCATTGGTGTCTTATCTCCAAATGGGAAAAGCACCTTCAGACCAAGCATTCTGAACATGGAAAGACAAATAAACTCGATAGGAAGTCCAAACAGAAGGTCTTCTGTAATCCACCAAGAGCTTCTTAGATCTCCTTATGGTGCCAAACAGGTGCCATTTTCATCACAAAGACGACCTGTTTATGACAACACTGATCAAACTTCCTCTAAGGTAGAGAGTCGGTCCCATTTTACACCATTAAAACGCCAACGCTCTTTTTCTGGCTCCCCGTCCTCATACTCATTCAGTGGATCTCAAATTGATGCGGAGTTCAGAAAGCTGTACCACCACTTCATCTGCCGTGGAACATCATCACCCTGTGCTTCCTCCCATTGTCATCTGTGCGAAAGACACACAAAGGAGAGCTTCCAAAGCCCTGGCTTTTCCTCCTCCAGCATGTCTGCTCTGGCTTTGACGCCTCTGAGAGCCAAACTTAAGAAACGGAGCCGTCAGCCTGAAGTGGAAGAGTCACTCCGGTTTAAACGCTTCAGAGAGAGTCGCTCCCCACTGAAACATTTCCAGCTGACAGATCTTCATGAGGACAAGCATGCTTGGGACAGAGGCGTCCTCCTGCAGTGCCCCAGTCCAGGCTTCCTCAGGGGCACCGGAAACCTCAGAAGAATCCGTGAGGAGAAATTGAAGATGCAGATGAACCAACATGCTCTGTCTTGG AGAGATGCCCCAAGCGGAGTCCACCTACTTGAAG cTGCGTCACCTATGAGACATTTTAACCAAGCTACCGCTTCACACTCTCCAAG TGTCAAGGAGGCGACTGCAGTACAGTCTTCTACAGTGAAGAACCACAGCCTGCATGTATTCCCTTGA
- the si:dkeyp-117h8.4 gene encoding uncharacterized protein isoform X1: MPLYTDQFKRNNDVFRNTMEAIFQKYSNLSDAGIDICLKTMTCRTGRGPVPIDSAEGERELEALKTRVRADYSVREFEDQENDKMDMSGVTEDDLNGSGQQEDSKNLWHGAESFQQSVNLNTTSPGSLWSELSLPKEEDEELEKSLSSNGSTLLDVYPSMLNQIGEAYRRQHLTDTARSVVQKYRRNHWQTGPTQRNTSFKNRHGCTLNKTTDISFSNQIQSPAQRNIGNCFKGSPKLQNLLKNKLKSSPLNISYESSACFYSPRRNSVDVSGVTDQSAWIDVALTRKPEQNPARVIDFSTPSYSGSPSHSDKSPDLDQTYDVEPTSPAVPTLSILTSPQQSRAGLSITDQRETSIISQLSSLDKDCFRDRLHPPVPSPHRSFIGVLSPNGKSTFRPSILNMERQINSIGSPNRRSSVIHQELLRSPYGAKQVPFSSQRRPVYDNTDQTSSKVESRSHFTPLKRQRSFSGSPSSYSFSGSQIDAEFRKLYHHFICRGTSSPCASSHCHLCERHTKESFQSPGFSSSSMSALALTPLRAKLKKRSRQPEVEESLRFKRFRESRSPLKHFQLTDLHEDKHAWDRGVLLQCPSPGFLRGTGNLRRIREEKLKMQMNQHALSWRDAPSGVHLLEAASPMRHFNQATASHSPSLSRRRLQYSLLQ; the protein is encoded by the exons ATGCCTTTATATACAGATCAGTTCAAGAGAAATAACGATGTCTTCAGAAACACAATGGAAGCGATTTTTCAAAAG TATTCCAATCTAAGCGATGCTGGAATAGACATCTGTCTGaaaacaatgacctgcaggactGGAAGAG GTCCTGTGCCCATTGACAGTGCAGAGGGAGAACGTGAGCTGGAAGCATTAAAG ACTCGAGTTAGAGCAGACTATTCAGTGAGGG AGTTTGAAGACCAGGAAAATGATAAG ATGGACATGTCAGGGGTCACCGAGGATGATCTTAACGGCTCTGGTCAACAGGAAGACAGCAAAAATCTAT GGCACGGAGCTGAATCATTCCAGCAATCAGTGAATTTAAACACCACATCTCCTGGGTCTTTGTGGAGTGAGTTATCTTTGCCTAAGGAAGAGGATGAGGAACTGGAGAAATCTTTGAGCAGCAATGGCAGCACTCTTTTGGATGTCTATCCCAGCATGCTTAACCAGATTGGTGAAGCATACCGGCGCCAACACTTGACTGATACGGCGAGATCTGTGGTACAGAAGTATCGCCGCAATCACTGGCAAACTGGTCCAACACAGCGCAACACATCCTTCAAAAACAGACACGGCTgcacattaaacaaaacaacagatatctcattctccaatcaaattcAAAGTCCAGCACAAAGAAACATCGGTAACTGTTTCAAGGGTAGTCCAAAACTACAAAATCTACTCAAGAACAAACTAAAGTCTTCTCCACTCAATATATCCTACGAGTCCAGTGCCTGTTTTTACTCACCCAGAAGGAACAGCGTAGATGTGAGCGGTGTGACGGATCAGTCTGCATGGATTGATGTAGCTTTAACCAGGAAGCCGGAGCAGAATCCTGCTCGTGTGATTGACTTCTCAACACCTTCATATTCTGGTTCCCCTTCACATAGTGACAAATCTCCAGATCTGGACCAGACCTATGATGTTGAACCAACATCTCCTGCTGTTCCAACCTTATCGATCTTGACTTCTCCACAACAAAGCAGAGCAGGTCTGTCTATTACTGACCAGAGAGAAACATCAATAATCTCCCAACTCTCCTCATTGGACAAAGACTGTTTCAGGGACCGCCTACATCCTCCTGTTCCCTCGCCTCACCGTAGCTTCATTGGTGTCTTATCTCCAAATGGGAAAAGCACCTTCAGACCAAGCATTCTGAACATGGAAAGACAAATAAACTCGATAGGAAGTCCAAACAGAAGGTCTTCTGTAATCCACCAAGAGCTTCTTAGATCTCCTTATGGTGCCAAACAGGTGCCATTTTCATCACAAAGACGACCTGTTTATGACAACACTGATCAAACTTCCTCTAAGGTAGAGAGTCGGTCCCATTTTACACCATTAAAACGCCAACGCTCTTTTTCTGGCTCCCCGTCCTCATACTCATTCAGTGGATCTCAAATTGATGCGGAGTTCAGAAAGCTGTACCACCACTTCATCTGCCGTGGAACATCATCACCCTGTGCTTCCTCCCATTGTCATCTGTGCGAAAGACACACAAAGGAGAGCTTCCAAAGCCCTGGCTTTTCCTCCTCCAGCATGTCTGCTCTGGCTTTGACGCCTCTGAGAGCCAAACTTAAGAAACGGAGCCGTCAGCCTGAAGTGGAAGAGTCACTCCGGTTTAAACGCTTCAGAGAGAGTCGCTCCCCACTGAAACATTTCCAGCTGACAGATCTTCATGAGGACAAGCATGCTTGGGACAGAGGCGTCCTCCTGCAGTGCCCCAGTCCAGGCTTCCTCAGGGGCACCGGAAACCTCAGAAGAATCCGTGAGGAGAAATTGAAGATGCAGATGAACCAACATGCTCTGTCTTGG AGAGATGCCCCAAGCGGAGTCCACCTACTTGAAG cTGCGTCACCTATGAGACATTTTAACCAAGCTACCGCTTCACACTCTCCAAG TCTGTCAAGGAGGCGACTGCAGTACAGTCTTCTACAGTGA
- the si:dkeyp-117h8.4 gene encoding uncharacterized protein isoform X3, with product MPLYTDQFKRNNDVFRNTMEAIFQKYSNLSDAGIDICLKTMTCRTGRGPVPIDSAEGERELEALKTRVRADYSVREFEDQENDKMDMSGVTEDDLNGSGQQEDSKNLWHGAESFQQSVNLNTTSPGSLWSELSLPKEEDEELEKSLSSNGSTLLDVYPSMLNQIGEAYRRQHLTDTARSVVQKYRRNHWQTGPTQRNTSFKNRHGCTLNKTTDISFSNQIQSPAQRNIGNCFKGSPKLQNLLKNKLKSSPLNISYESSACFYSPRRNSVDVSGVTDQSAWIDVALTRKPEQNPARVIDFSTPSYSGSPSHSDKSPDLDQTYDVEPTSPAVPTLSILTSPQQSRAGLSITDQRETSIISQLSSLDKDCFRDRLHPPVPSPHRSFIGVLSPNGKSTFRPSILNMERQINSIGSPNRRSSVIHQELLRSPYGAKQVPFSSQRRPVYDNTDQTSSKVESRSHFTPLKRQRSFSGSPSSYSFSGSQIDAEFRKLYHHFICRGTSSPCASSHCHLCERHTKESFQSPGFSSSSMSALALTPLRAKLKKRSRQPEVEESLRFKRFRESRSPLKHFQLTDLHEDKHAWDRGVLLQCPSPGFLRGTGNLRRIREEKLKMQMNQHALSWRDAPSGVHLLEAASPMRHFNQATASHSPR from the exons ATGCCTTTATATACAGATCAGTTCAAGAGAAATAACGATGTCTTCAGAAACACAATGGAAGCGATTTTTCAAAAG TATTCCAATCTAAGCGATGCTGGAATAGACATCTGTCTGaaaacaatgacctgcaggactGGAAGAG GTCCTGTGCCCATTGACAGTGCAGAGGGAGAACGTGAGCTGGAAGCATTAAAG ACTCGAGTTAGAGCAGACTATTCAGTGAGGG AGTTTGAAGACCAGGAAAATGATAAG ATGGACATGTCAGGGGTCACCGAGGATGATCTTAACGGCTCTGGTCAACAGGAAGACAGCAAAAATCTAT GGCACGGAGCTGAATCATTCCAGCAATCAGTGAATTTAAACACCACATCTCCTGGGTCTTTGTGGAGTGAGTTATCTTTGCCTAAGGAAGAGGATGAGGAACTGGAGAAATCTTTGAGCAGCAATGGCAGCACTCTTTTGGATGTCTATCCCAGCATGCTTAACCAGATTGGTGAAGCATACCGGCGCCAACACTTGACTGATACGGCGAGATCTGTGGTACAGAAGTATCGCCGCAATCACTGGCAAACTGGTCCAACACAGCGCAACACATCCTTCAAAAACAGACACGGCTgcacattaaacaaaacaacagatatctcattctccaatcaaattcAAAGTCCAGCACAAAGAAACATCGGTAACTGTTTCAAGGGTAGTCCAAAACTACAAAATCTACTCAAGAACAAACTAAAGTCTTCTCCACTCAATATATCCTACGAGTCCAGTGCCTGTTTTTACTCACCCAGAAGGAACAGCGTAGATGTGAGCGGTGTGACGGATCAGTCTGCATGGATTGATGTAGCTTTAACCAGGAAGCCGGAGCAGAATCCTGCTCGTGTGATTGACTTCTCAACACCTTCATATTCTGGTTCCCCTTCACATAGTGACAAATCTCCAGATCTGGACCAGACCTATGATGTTGAACCAACATCTCCTGCTGTTCCAACCTTATCGATCTTGACTTCTCCACAACAAAGCAGAGCAGGTCTGTCTATTACTGACCAGAGAGAAACATCAATAATCTCCCAACTCTCCTCATTGGACAAAGACTGTTTCAGGGACCGCCTACATCCTCCTGTTCCCTCGCCTCACCGTAGCTTCATTGGTGTCTTATCTCCAAATGGGAAAAGCACCTTCAGACCAAGCATTCTGAACATGGAAAGACAAATAAACTCGATAGGAAGTCCAAACAGAAGGTCTTCTGTAATCCACCAAGAGCTTCTTAGATCTCCTTATGGTGCCAAACAGGTGCCATTTTCATCACAAAGACGACCTGTTTATGACAACACTGATCAAACTTCCTCTAAGGTAGAGAGTCGGTCCCATTTTACACCATTAAAACGCCAACGCTCTTTTTCTGGCTCCCCGTCCTCATACTCATTCAGTGGATCTCAAATTGATGCGGAGTTCAGAAAGCTGTACCACCACTTCATCTGCCGTGGAACATCATCACCCTGTGCTTCCTCCCATTGTCATCTGTGCGAAAGACACACAAAGGAGAGCTTCCAAAGCCCTGGCTTTTCCTCCTCCAGCATGTCTGCTCTGGCTTTGACGCCTCTGAGAGCCAAACTTAAGAAACGGAGCCGTCAGCCTGAAGTGGAAGAGTCACTCCGGTTTAAACGCTTCAGAGAGAGTCGCTCCCCACTGAAACATTTCCAGCTGACAGATCTTCATGAGGACAAGCATGCTTGGGACAGAGGCGTCCTCCTGCAGTGCCCCAGTCCAGGCTTCCTCAGGGGCACCGGAAACCTCAGAAGAATCCGTGAGGAGAAATTGAAGATGCAGATGAACCAACATGCTCTGTCTTGG AGAGATGCCCCAAGCGGAGTCCACCTACTTGAAG cTGCGTCACCTATGAGACATTTTAACCAAGCTACCGCTTCACACTCTCCAAG ATAA
- the si:dkeyp-117h8.4 gene encoding uncharacterized protein isoform X2, with protein sequence MPLYTDQFKRNNDVFRNTMEAIFQKYSNLSDAGIDICLKTMTCRTGRGPVPIDSAEGERELEALKTRVRADYSVREFEDQENDKMDMSGVTEDDLNGSGQQEDSKNLWHGAESFQQSVNLNTTSPGSLWSELSLPKEEDEELEKSLSSNGSTLLDVYPSMLNQIGEAYRRQHLTDTARSVVQKYRRNHWQTGPTQRNTSFKNRHGCTLNKTTDISFSNQIQSPAQRNIGNCFKGSPKLQNLLKNKLKSSPLNISYESSACFYSPRRNSVDVSGVTDQSAWIDVALTRKPEQNPARVIDFSTPSYSGSPSHSDKSPDLDQTYDVEPTSPAVPTLSILTSPQQSRAGLSITDQRETSIISQLSSLDKDCFRDRLHPPVPSPHRSFIGVLSPNGKSTFRPSILNMERQINSIGSPNRRSSVIHQELLRSPYGAKQVPFSSQRRPVYDNTDQTSSKVESRSHFTPLKRQRSFSGSPSSYSFSGSQIDAEFRKLYHHFICRGTSSPCASSHCHLCERHTKESFQSPGFSSSSMSALALTPLRAKLKKRSRQPEVEESLRFKRFRESRSPLKHFQLTDLHEDKHAWDRGVLLQCPSPGFLRGTGNLRRIREEKLKMQMNQHALSWRDAPSGVHLLEAASPMRHFNQATASHSPRNMHTTKH encoded by the exons ATGCCTTTATATACAGATCAGTTCAAGAGAAATAACGATGTCTTCAGAAACACAATGGAAGCGATTTTTCAAAAG TATTCCAATCTAAGCGATGCTGGAATAGACATCTGTCTGaaaacaatgacctgcaggactGGAAGAG GTCCTGTGCCCATTGACAGTGCAGAGGGAGAACGTGAGCTGGAAGCATTAAAG ACTCGAGTTAGAGCAGACTATTCAGTGAGGG AGTTTGAAGACCAGGAAAATGATAAG ATGGACATGTCAGGGGTCACCGAGGATGATCTTAACGGCTCTGGTCAACAGGAAGACAGCAAAAATCTAT GGCACGGAGCTGAATCATTCCAGCAATCAGTGAATTTAAACACCACATCTCCTGGGTCTTTGTGGAGTGAGTTATCTTTGCCTAAGGAAGAGGATGAGGAACTGGAGAAATCTTTGAGCAGCAATGGCAGCACTCTTTTGGATGTCTATCCCAGCATGCTTAACCAGATTGGTGAAGCATACCGGCGCCAACACTTGACTGATACGGCGAGATCTGTGGTACAGAAGTATCGCCGCAATCACTGGCAAACTGGTCCAACACAGCGCAACACATCCTTCAAAAACAGACACGGCTgcacattaaacaaaacaacagatatctcattctccaatcaaattcAAAGTCCAGCACAAAGAAACATCGGTAACTGTTTCAAGGGTAGTCCAAAACTACAAAATCTACTCAAGAACAAACTAAAGTCTTCTCCACTCAATATATCCTACGAGTCCAGTGCCTGTTTTTACTCACCCAGAAGGAACAGCGTAGATGTGAGCGGTGTGACGGATCAGTCTGCATGGATTGATGTAGCTTTAACCAGGAAGCCGGAGCAGAATCCTGCTCGTGTGATTGACTTCTCAACACCTTCATATTCTGGTTCCCCTTCACATAGTGACAAATCTCCAGATCTGGACCAGACCTATGATGTTGAACCAACATCTCCTGCTGTTCCAACCTTATCGATCTTGACTTCTCCACAACAAAGCAGAGCAGGTCTGTCTATTACTGACCAGAGAGAAACATCAATAATCTCCCAACTCTCCTCATTGGACAAAGACTGTTTCAGGGACCGCCTACATCCTCCTGTTCCCTCGCCTCACCGTAGCTTCATTGGTGTCTTATCTCCAAATGGGAAAAGCACCTTCAGACCAAGCATTCTGAACATGGAAAGACAAATAAACTCGATAGGAAGTCCAAACAGAAGGTCTTCTGTAATCCACCAAGAGCTTCTTAGATCTCCTTATGGTGCCAAACAGGTGCCATTTTCATCACAAAGACGACCTGTTTATGACAACACTGATCAAACTTCCTCTAAGGTAGAGAGTCGGTCCCATTTTACACCATTAAAACGCCAACGCTCTTTTTCTGGCTCCCCGTCCTCATACTCATTCAGTGGATCTCAAATTGATGCGGAGTTCAGAAAGCTGTACCACCACTTCATCTGCCGTGGAACATCATCACCCTGTGCTTCCTCCCATTGTCATCTGTGCGAAAGACACACAAAGGAGAGCTTCCAAAGCCCTGGCTTTTCCTCCTCCAGCATGTCTGCTCTGGCTTTGACGCCTCTGAGAGCCAAACTTAAGAAACGGAGCCGTCAGCCTGAAGTGGAAGAGTCACTCCGGTTTAAACGCTTCAGAGAGAGTCGCTCCCCACTGAAACATTTCCAGCTGACAGATCTTCATGAGGACAAGCATGCTTGGGACAGAGGCGTCCTCCTGCAGTGCCCCAGTCCAGGCTTCCTCAGGGGCACCGGAAACCTCAGAAGAATCCGTGAGGAGAAATTGAAGATGCAGATGAACCAACATGCTCTGTCTTGG AGAGATGCCCCAAGCGGAGTCCACCTACTTGAAG cTGCGTCACCTATGAGACATTTTAACCAAGCTACCGCTTCACACTCTCCAAG GAACATGCATACAACCAAACACTGA